From a region of the Manduca sexta isolate Smith_Timp_Sample1 chromosome 19, JHU_Msex_v1.0, whole genome shotgun sequence genome:
- the LOC115440540 gene encoding DCN1-like protein 5, whose amino-acid sequence MPRCSKRTRSGAPTNGGDVLPGATSIDDHHHHKRSRNSSSRRHSKSEDISFSVKKCLTWFKEYTTVTEPDVLGPEGMEKFCADLGVDPENVVMLVIAYKMGAKQMGYFTQEEWLKGLTELQCDSVHKLQNKLEYLRSLLNDPYIFKAIYRYSYDFARDKEQRSLDTGTARALLAVLLPRWPLRAQLAEFLARERRYRVVNRDQWCNILEFSRTVDAHLTAYDADGAWPVMLDEFVEWLRAERAADVAMPPAS is encoded by the exons ATGCCTCGTTGCAGTAAACGCACGCGGAGCGGTGCGCCCACTAACGGGGGCGATGTGCTGCCAGGAGCCACCTCGATAGACGACCACCATCACCACAAACGATCTAGAAACAGCAG TTCACGTCGACATTCCAAATCTGAAGACATCAGTTTCAGTGTTAAGAAATGTTTAACATGGTTCAAAGAATACACTACGGTCACAGAACCTGATGtattag GTCCAGAGGGAATGGAAAAGTTTTGTGCAGACTTAGGTGTAGACCCAGAAAATGTAGTCATGTTGGTTATTGCATACAAAATGGGCGCCAAACAAATGGGATATTTCACACAAGAAGAATGGTTAAAAG GTTTAACAGAACTACAGTGTGACAGTGTGCACAAATTGCAGaacaaattagaatatttacGCAGTTTACTCAACGATCCTTATATATTTAAGGCTATATACAGATATTCTTATGATTTTGCTAGG GACAAGGAGCAGCGGTCGCTGGACACGGGCACGGCGCGCGCGCTGCTGGCGGTGCTGCTGCCGCGCTGGCCGCTGCGCGCGCAGCTGGCGGAGTTCCTCGCGCGCGAGCGGCGCTACCGCGTCGTCAACCGCGACCAGTGGTGCAACATCCTCGAGTTCAGCCGCACCGTCGACGCGCACCTCACCGCATACGACGCCGACGGCGCGT GGCCGGTGATGCTGGACGAGTTCGTGGAGTGGCTGCGGGCGGAGCGCGCGGCCGACGTGGCCATGCCGCCCGCCAGCTGA
- the LOC115440532 gene encoding protein FRG1 homolog, giving the protein MSDEYAAVKRGKLILKGDKPKAKKRKHKKEKRTEDSKVDEDLIRHNGWWKVEKIEDITGSISIEFGNNAYISALDNGLFTIGAPHGDGEGPAPEEIFTAFPAGDSKFALKSGYGKYLGVSKNGVVTGRSDAVGPMEQWEPVWQDGKTAILSSLNKFMSVNPEDDSVVVNMTTAGDNEYCTIRSNKTKEVNKSVLPAEEQGDLNEVEINYVKKFQKFQDKKLRVNDNGVSELKRAKVEGNLHETLLDRRSKMKADRYCK; this is encoded by the exons ATGTCTGACGAATATGCTGCGGTTAAACGTgggaaattaatattgaaaggAGACAAGCCCAA AGCTAAGAAACGCAAACATAAGAAAGAAAAGCGCACTGAAGATTCAAAAGTAGATGAAGATTTAATACGGCATAATGGCTGGTGGAAAGTGGAAAAGATAGAAGACATAACTGGCTCCATATCTATTGAATTCGGCAACAACGCTTACATATCTGCATTAGACAATGGTCTGTTTACTATAGGAGCGCCTCATGGCGACGGCGAAGGTCCTGCACCTGAAGAAATATTCACAGCATTCCCTGCTGGGGATTCCAAGTTTGCATTAAAGTCTGGATATGGGAAATATTTGGGAGTGTCCAAAAATGGAGTGGTCACTGGCAGGTCTGATGCCGTTGGACCTATGGAGCAGTGGGAGCCTGTGTGGCAGGATG GAAAAACGGCGATCCTCAGttcattaaacaaatttatgtcTGTGAACCCTGAAGATGACAGCGTGGTGGTCAATATGACGACTGCCGGTGATAATGAATACTGTACAATACGTAGTAATAAAACTAAGGAGGTGAACAAATCTGTGTTGCCCGCTGAAGAACAAGGCGACTTGAACGAAGTGGAAATTAATTATGt tAAGAAGTTCCAAAAATTCCAAGATAAGAAACTCCGAGTAAACGACAATGGTGTGTCAGAACTGAAACGAGCGAAGGTGGAGGGCAACCTGCATGAGACATTACTGGACAGAAGGAGCAAGATGAAAGCTGAcagatattgtaaataa